The Corythoichthys intestinalis isolate RoL2023-P3 chromosome 1, ASM3026506v1, whole genome shotgun sequence genomic interval ATGGATAGAAATTAAAGGTctacatgcaccccccccccccccccctgccacacacacacacaccaaaaaaaaaaaaacacgtttttcaataaataaataaataaataaaaaagctctaAAAAGGGTTGAAGGCCTCAACTTCTAAAGTGTCACCTTTTGTATATCTGACCACAGTAGTGACCACTGTTCTTGAAAGGGATACAAAGCAAATAACATTCCCGATGTTTGGTGCAAAACAGTTTCCATTTCTTCTATAAAATGTGAATACTTTAAAACAAatcatcaattaaaaaaaataccaacATGCAAGAATGAATGTTCGGCTTTTTCTAGTCATGTTTCTCGTGTCACAACTAACAACCAAGCAAGTAGGTCCACGTTTAGCGGTGTAACGGTTAAGATATTCTGTCATTTAAATTCAAATGAGCAGATATTCTTAGAGGGGGTTAAAAGAaaggtaaaacaaaaaacaaaaaactaaataccTTGCTCTGCCGCAGTCGACATTATTTCGGCTGGATGCTGATGCAACAATAACGTGTCGTGTAGGAACGAGAGACCAGGAAGTAAATATTCGCTGTAGGAACTAATGTACGTCGAAGCCATAGCAGCGGGACTTAAATCGGGGTAGAACAATTTCTCCGGAACCACAAGTGGAGTAATTTGTgtacttgtttttgttttctagtAACTCCAACATTTAGCAAATACCGGTATTTGAAGAGAAAAATGAATTACAGTATCAATACTGCTTGAAGAGCGCATTTAtttagtgactttttttttcaatcacaaACATACAAAACAGGCACAAAAATACGCAGTCCGAAAAAATATACAGaataattttattaatatatgtatatatgcatagttaaattaacaaaaataggGACACATTGTACACACTGTTGGGATATCACAAGGTACTTCGattttcacattaaaaaaaaaaaaaaggcatccgCACATCGCGTGGGTatgttataatttttttctgaatGGCTACATGTAAattttttgggtgaaaaaaaatggattggCACGGATATCGTTTTAATAGATTAAAAAAGGGCAAAGTTCTTCTCAATTACGACAGTCCTAAGCAGTTGTACGCTTTTACTTCCGGGTTAAGGAACAGCTTAGTTACTGAACTAGAATTTTAGCGCCTCGCAGCGTATGAGCTGTGAACTGCATGTCATTTCTGATTTGTCGATGCATAATGTTAGAAATTTAAAGGCCTCAGGACCCCAGTGAGGGTCAAGGAAAAACAATACTATATAATTAACTTTTAGTCGTGTTTTTTACCTGATAGCAGAAAtatacaaataattaaaaaatggtTTAGAGACTCACAGTCCTGAAGTTGCAATTTGATCCAATATTCATTCCAGAAATAAAGTGATAACAAGTCCAGAGTTCTGGCTTCAGTAAAATCCTACAGCCAGTGTGCTCCCTACATACCTCAAAAGTGTGAATAAATTAGCATCTAATCACATAATGAGATGTGATATCATGATGAGGAGAGGTCATCTGCGCCCCCGTAGCAGTCACTGGTTCCTTTTTCTGGGAGCCATCATGACCTGTGATCCTTGCATTACCACTGCGTTAACCTAAAATTTATTGTCGTTTAAGTTTGTCGGGAGGCGAAAAGTACCAGATGCGTCTTGGAGAAGTACAGATTAGGAATTTGGACGTTCAGCTAAAGTACACTAAGAAACTAAAAAGTTCACTTTCTCAAGGAGCCAACGGGCAGGCATGTGACCAGATGTTACTATTCTGGTGAATGGACGTCTGCTTTATAAATGTGATCAAATGAGTTACTACGAGTTGATTAAGGTACAATTAAAGTTTACAATTAATAGGCTATGTAATACAAGTATGTGCGATTAAATAAGGCACTATTTCAAATTCAACAAAATAATTCCACAAATGACATACCATTAAAATGACATGCTTTAGATGcactttttctgttgtttttgcatACTGTATTCTGGTTTATTTGCCTCTACTTTTGGCACCAAACTCAATAGAAATACCTCTCTTAGAATGCACTTTGAATTGGCTTTGGAAAATATTGTCAAAGTTGTTCTTCGACAGAGATTTCTATTAACAAACTTGTTGTTGTGGTTGTTTTTTTACCTTTGATAATAAatactgttttttgttgttgttgttgttctttagtttattgaaacaaaaatataactacTATTCCCATGATGCTTATCCGCCAAACAGATTTCACTACGTGTTGACTTATTTCTAGTTATCATACTAaaacatataataataataacaacaaatccGAACACATACGTAGGATTTCAAAAGGGAAACATCTTATCTTGAATGAGAGGTTGTCATTTGGGCTGGTTTTTATTGAACATAGCTGAGTAGGCATCTCGAGGGATAAATTGATTAAGTAACCCCCTTTTTTAAATTGTCAGCTCTTTGTATTATATCAGAGGCCTGGCAGAACACCAGAGGCCTGGCAGAACACCATTCTTCCTGTGTTTGTTGACTCGAATTGGCAAGCTCTGAGGGTATCACCCACGTCAAAGAGTACCAAGTAAGCAGGGGCTCAACTACCCATTTTTGTTAGGGTATGCGAAATGAAAAATCCACGTCCCAACCGGCCCAAAcccagcacacacacacacaagagcTTTTTTTGGTATTAtctttgctgattttttttagtatgttaGTGATGCGGCTGTAACAactgattattttcataatcgattaatcggatgagTAATTAAACAATCATTTAATCAGGTaaatgacactttttttcaattgcCTTCACAGTTCCAATTGATGTTGTTTTAGTCATGTTGTAcgaaacaatgaagacaaatatTTTCTGAGAGCTTCCTGActcaactgtagtctacaactgtactgtttcaaATGCATAAAACTTGTTAGTTTTAAATCAAAGGTCTGAGTAGAAAACAtaagaatttctcagtacagtgatccctcgctacttcatgcttcaaacttcacgccttCAGTTCATCGCTGACCCTcccaaattaaaataaatacagctgTTTCGAGCCGattgcgtagtctcactctctctccctttccctgctctttgttggtcaggcagtacactggagttgcttattaaggttaacgatgattgacagacatttgtttgatcttgccacagatgcctgGAAGCTGAAGCGTCGAaccgctgcatgcgtcaatcatcatttaacttgtcaaaaagttgctgtggcaactcattgcgtGTGAGcaccttgagcggatttgagtggactcactcactgaagcatttcataaagacaagcattcttTTACGCTagtcttgtttaaaaaataattcggtgggacagtaacatgtttaaaattgctttttaaaagtgcttaaaaaccaattATTCAAATATActgcatatatacacacatatatatattttttattatacttcgggggaaaaaaaagtgaaaaacatgtatgtactgtatatgcgaaataacagacttggtggcgttggtaaacagccgccattttaaagcagtagacttctcagaaagactCTGTTgtcgtgaaccttcctagctaacctaagtaacttatctaaaatactcttaaattggcaaaatcttgacttgaatctatctttaaacgataaaacagttttaaaactttcacgtgtcgaaagtagacagaagggaactaatgcaaaaacaggagcaattttaacaactttaacggtttatgacttccaaacatagcaaaggttactatgtttttttttgtttttttttgttgaaaaaatgaaaaaaataacatcaaaGGCAACACCagatactttgccaagtaactaattaatcttacattcaggtaacttagTTACTAACAATAACTTTttcggagaagtaatttgtaactgtaattaattactttttataagtaagattaacaacattggtcataaagatgaagtctgcagaatgaaaagtgacgaaagcagggattttattctgccaatttgttgccgaacacaatttgcccgcaactattgctgatcacttctcagaattagcaaaagaaatgttccctaacgcaaagattgcatcgatacgttaatttaattaatttaactttttaatttataattggtcaaactAACGGacaaccttcaagtcaaactgaattgcgagctgaagtgcagctatcaaaagacatgatagaaattgccaaaagtgctacatacaattctaACAAAAGTCATTGTTAaatttttagtaatcatgatgtagctgaagatattgttctttgattgaacCAGgtaatatgttacaatattaccaataaattcatattattttagaatttatagttttatttttgtttcatattgcacacaAAATacgacgttgtaagattagtcaccaatttgtaagggcatacgtcactagttgtaagattgccaacggcctcgggttgacaggcatGAAAAACTAGTAGACAACATTTTCAGGTGAATATTGTAACAATGTTGGAATAATCAATTTTATGCATCTTAAAATTTGAGATTTAGAGAAAGTAATTGAAAAATGATGGAAGTCAAAATAGATTAACTATGCATTATACTGAATTTTAGACAGCTAAATTTTACTAAAGGGTAGTACAGTGCCCAAGATATATaggtatacagtgaggagcaaaaGTATTTGCTCCCCTTGTGATTATGCAAGTTCCCCActcagaaaataggtagaggtctgaaatttcaatcatagatgcatttccactcagagacataatctaaaaaaaaaaaaaatccatagcgcacattgtatgatttttcaataatttatttgtgatttactgGGGTTGTAatgtaataaacagaaaaacaagctattttcatacttctgttgtgaattggaatgagtttattgcTACCAGCTTTGGTTCTCCATTGAAAGGTTTTTAGGGTTCTCATGGCTTCTCGTGTGCGATTTTAAATGTCCCTTGTGagcaaatatttatcgcaaaccGCTCAGGGAAGAGGTTTCTCCatagtgtgggtttttgtgtgttttgataGGTTTCCCTTTAAGGAGAAGGTTTTACCGCAAACCGTACACATGTAAGGTTTCTCCCCGGTGTGTGTTCTTGCGTGATTGCTTAATTCTCCCTTCTGggcgaatcttttaccacaacatgcgcaggcaaaaggcttttctccagtgtgtgtacgcgtgTGTCTTGTTAATTGTTGCTTCAGACAAAATCTTTTATTGCAAAgagagcaggcaaaaggcttctccccagtgtgtgttcttgtgtgaatgtttaaatTTCCCTTTGTGGTGAAACTTTTGCCACAaaatgtgcaggcaaaaggcttttctccagtgtgcgcTCTTGCGTGTATCTTTAACTGTTGACTCCAAgaaaatcttttaccacaaacagtgcaggcaaaaggtttctccCCAGTGTGTTGTGTTGCGTGATTGTTTAATTCTACCTTCTtggtgaatctttgaccacaaactgagcagggaaaaggcttttctccagtgtgcatGCACATGTGTATCTTCAACGACTGTTTCATAGAAAATCTTATTTTGCaaactgagcaggcaaaaggcttctctccgctGTGTGTTCTTGCGTGCCTGATTACCTCTGCCTTCTGagggaatcttttaccacaaacagAGCAGGGAaacggcttttctccagtgtgtctccttgtgtgtATCTTTAACAGCGCTTTCCGAttgaatcttttatcgcaaaccgCACAAGCAAAAGGTTTCTCCCCGGTATGTTTTCTGGCTATCTCCTTGGTGAATCTAAAAAGCTCCTCTTGAGCGTGAGTCCTTTTGTGTTTCTTCAAAGCGTGTTTATCGAAATAGCTTTTATCGCtaagtgagcaggcaaaaggtttcccAGCGGTGCATTCTTTGGCATCTCTTTTCAATGACAACTTGTTTGAGGATTTCGAACACTTTTGGTCAATGTCAACACCCTTCTCACTAGTCTCAGTGTCCGAAGAGTGCGATGTTACGTCGTCGCTGTCCGAGAGTGGAGATAACAGGCCGTTCAGTTGTGATTGTCCCTCATCTTTTGTTGACAGGGCATTCGAAGGTTTCGTCGCGATGCTCTCTTGGCTTGGACCTTCATCTTCTTCGCTCTTCAGAGTGACAGTAATTGGAAATGTGGTGACTCCATCTTCCTGTTGTTCTTCTTTAATGTGCGGTATCTCCGGCTCCTCCTCCTGTTTGATGTCAGGCGGATCATGCTTCTCAGGGTGAAGATCTTCTTCAGGGACGTCTGCAGGCAAAcggatggaaaaaaataaaataaaaatacatgattTGCCAGAGGTAACGTCCAAATTACACTTTATGTTGTGATTATTTGTAAGCGtccatccatttcaactggaagggtggcagcgaaaaacgttcattcgctgacaACCCGCACACTTCAAATGGATgcacgtctatcatcgtcaatagcAACCAAACAGGCCAACGATTTTGTTCTTTGCTTGGCCCTAGTACACTGTGGACAgacaattttctccagggtattttgctgactatttttatacctgtccacacttacatttaaggtgcgtttaagcacccccccgcttctgcaaggtacgcctgcatttacgcaaactacgcatgaaaggtagaaaggagcagcctcatatgttacgtcattgaaccggaaactcattactcgctGGTGAGAAATTTGGAgattactacaccttctagactgtCGCTATTTTGTGATCGCGGTTTTTTTCGTGAACAAAATTAAACACAtcacgcaggagcgagagtgaagggagcgcacactcggcttttacgagcagttgcagagttgtgattgaaatgaaTCTTGAGAAAACAatgaaagcctgacatcgttaccTGGGATGTTAAAaacgatgctcagttgcgctctcaccatttgcaaaataacaaatagaagcatatggtgtggcgctgcgtatatttcctggaagttgctggcgctgcgtatatttcctggaagttgaaaccaggagtgcttgtgcataaatGGCGATTCTTGAAGGGGCGACAATTTTGGC includes:
- the LOC130919592 gene encoding gastrula zinc finger protein XlCGF28.1-like gives rise to the protein MPDIKEEEQEDEITTFALTVSVKSEEHEGPSQDQATKDVPEEDLHPEKHDPPDIKQEEEPEIPHIKEEQQEDGVTTFPITVTLKSEEDEGPSQESIATKPSNALSTKDEGQSQLNGLLSPLSDSDDVTSHSSDTETSEKGVDIDQKCSKSSNKLSLKRDAKECTAGKPFACSLSDKSYFDKHALKKHKRTHAQEELFRFTKEIARKHTGEKPFACAVCDKRFNRKALLKIHTRRHTGEKPFPCSVCGKRFPQKAEVIRHARTHSGEKPFACSVCKIRFSMKQSLKIHMCMHTGEKPFPCSVCGQRFTKKVELNNHATQHTGEKPFACTVCGKRFSWSQQLKIHARAHTGEKPFACTFCGKSFTTKGNLNIHTRTHTGEKPFACSLCNKRFCLKQQLTRHTRTHTGEKPFACACCGKRFAQKGELSNHARTHTGEKPYMCTVCGKTFSLKGNLSKHTKTHTMEKPLP